The following proteins are co-located in the Phyllostomus discolor isolate MPI-MPIP mPhyDis1 chromosome 1, mPhyDis1.pri.v3, whole genome shotgun sequence genome:
- the GPHB5 gene encoding glycoprotein hormone beta-5 produces the protein MKLAYLLLGPMALLLLAGCCCVLSTTSGNLRTFVGCAVREFTFLAKKPGCRGLRITTDACWGRCETWEKPILEPPYIEAHHRVCTYNETKQVTIKLPNCAPGVDPFYTYPVAVRCDCGACSTATTECETV, from the exons ATGAAGCTGGCATACCTTCTCCTTGGCCCCatggccctcctcctcctggctggctgctgctgtgtTCTTAGCACCACCAGCGGGAACCTGCGCACCTTTGTGGGCTGTGCTGTGAGGGAGTTCACCTTCCTGGCCAAGAAGCCAGGCTGCAGGGGCCTTCGGATCACCACTGATGCCTGCTGGGGCCGCTGTGAGACCTGGGAG AAGCCCATTCTGGAGCCCCCCTACATCGAAGCCCACCATCGAGTTTGTACCTACAACGAGACCAAACAGGTGACCATCAAGCTGCCCAACTGTGCCCCCGGAGTCGACCCTTTCTACACCTACCCCGTGGCTGTCCGCTGTGACTGCGGGGCTTGCTCCACGGCCACCACTGAGTGTGAGACCGTCTGA